The Nitrospira tepida genome includes a window with the following:
- the dtd gene encoding D-aminoacyl-tRNA deacylase, translating to MKAVIQRVTSASVSVEGEVIGSIGHGLVLLLGIAKGDTQQDLDYVVERVINLRIFSDQAGKMNHSLLDVQGALLVISQFTLLGSVSGGRRPGFEQAAPPEEARLLYEQAVERFRTLVRQVEVGRFAAHMVVTLSNDGPVTLTLDSRDRRAGTQVSAQESDTQDRR from the coding sequence ATGAAAGCGGTCATTCAGCGCGTGACGAGCGCCTCAGTCTCGGTCGAAGGGGAGGTGATCGGATCCATCGGCCATGGGCTGGTTCTGTTGCTCGGTATCGCCAAGGGAGATACCCAGCAGGATCTCGATTATGTGGTCGAGCGGGTCATCAATTTGCGGATCTTCTCCGATCAAGCCGGCAAGATGAACCATTCTCTGTTGGACGTCCAGGGCGCCTTATTGGTGATCTCTCAGTTCACGCTCCTGGGCAGCGTCAGCGGGGGGCGCAGGCCCGGCTTTGAGCAGGCTGCGCCTCCCGAGGAGGCTCGGCTGTTGTACGAGCAGGCAGTGGAACGGTTCCGCACCCTGGTGCGTCAGGTCGAGGTCGGCCGATTCGCCGCGCATATGGTCGTGACGTTGAGCAATGACGGCCCGGTTACCTTGACGCTGGACAGCCGGGACCGACGAGCAGGGACTCAAGTGTCCGCGCAGGAGTCCGATACACAGGACAGAAGATAA
- a CDS encoding methylated-DNA--[protein]-cysteine S-methyltransferase: MTRAIPAVTRLFETNWGWAGLAATDHGICVVILPRRSKQDVERALARELRRGRFAGPTSEAGVQLPDAQRWAKQGVEQLTRYLDRTVRAIELPLDLRGGTPFQRKVWRLAMKIPYGRVRSYGWLAARLGGRQYARAVGLALGANPIPLVVPCHRIVSHDGSLGGFSGGLPIKRKLLALEGSLAQLR; encoded by the coding sequence ATGACCAGGGCCATTCCCGCGGTTACGCGGCTATTCGAGACCAACTGGGGCTGGGCAGGGCTGGCCGCGACGGATCATGGAATTTGTGTCGTCATCCTCCCTCGCCGTTCCAAGCAAGATGTTGAACGCGCCCTAGCGCGGGAGTTGCGCCGCGGAAGATTCGCGGGACCGACATCGGAAGCGGGTGTGCAATTGCCCGACGCCCAGCGTTGGGCGAAGCAAGGGGTGGAACAACTGACCCGGTATTTGGATAGAACCGTTCGAGCCATCGAGCTTCCCCTAGACCTTCGCGGAGGGACGCCGTTTCAGCGCAAGGTCTGGCGCCTGGCCATGAAGATTCCGTACGGGCGGGTCCGGTCATACGGATGGCTCGCGGCCCGGCTCGGGGGGCGGCAGTATGCCAGGGCCGTCGGACTGGCGTTGGGCGCCAACCCCATTCCCCTCGTCGTGCCCTGCCACCGCATCGTCTCGCATGACGGATCCTTGGGAGGCTTTTCCGGAGGCTTGCCGATCAAGCGGAAGCTCCTTGCGCTGGAAGGGTCGCTGGCGCAGTTGAGATGA
- a CDS encoding isoaspartyl peptidase/L-asparaginase family protein → MNQHRPILLIHGGAGTRALSRAQRRWLEQALVEGHGALREGAQAIDAVEASIRILEGSGVFNAGLGSNRQLDGVTRMDASIMEGLGLRAGAVASIEDVAYPITAAHLVLKETAHVLLAGPPATELARYFKLAPRPSVIKQIRRRGKRHRLTERALRTAKLFETMSKAKFAWRDRHGRETVGAVALDGRGTLAAGASTGGIDVMLPGRVGDTPLIGCGIYADNRAGAVSMTGWGESIIRVAVAKEIVDRMVSGASPGKAARAVFTHLISRIRGEAGALVLAPDGRFAIRHTTPRMAAGHWDGRGKLVIRDRFEE, encoded by the coding sequence TTGAACCAGCACCGTCCGATTCTGCTGATCCATGGAGGGGCCGGAACCCGCGCCCTGTCGCGCGCGCAGCGGCGCTGGCTCGAACAGGCGCTCGTGGAGGGGCACGGAGCGCTCCGCGAAGGGGCTCAGGCTATCGACGCGGTCGAAGCGAGCATTCGTATCCTCGAAGGGTCCGGCGTCTTCAACGCCGGCCTGGGCTCCAACCGCCAACTGGACGGCGTCACCCGAATGGACGCCTCGATCATGGAGGGGCTGGGGCTTCGCGCCGGAGCGGTCGCTTCCATTGAAGACGTGGCGTATCCCATTACTGCGGCGCATCTCGTCCTCAAAGAGACCGCGCACGTGCTGCTGGCCGGCCCACCTGCGACGGAATTGGCCCGCTATTTCAAGCTGGCCCCGCGGCCGAGCGTAATCAAACAGATTCGCAGGCGGGGGAAGAGGCACCGACTGACCGAACGCGCCCTGCGAACGGCTAAGCTCTTTGAAACAATGTCGAAGGCGAAGTTCGCGTGGCGGGATAGGCATGGCCGCGAGACGGTCGGGGCCGTCGCGCTCGATGGACGAGGCACCCTTGCCGCCGGAGCTTCGACGGGAGGCATCGACGTGATGTTGCCGGGCCGGGTCGGCGATACCCCGCTGATCGGGTGTGGGATCTATGCTGACAATCGGGCCGGGGCCGTCTCGATGACCGGGTGGGGAGAGAGTATTATACGAGTGGCGGTCGCGAAGGAGATCGTAGATCGAATGGTCAGCGGCGCAAGCCCCGGCAAGGCCGCCCGAGCGGTGTTCACCCACTTGATCTCGCGAATAAGAGGAGAGGCCGGCGCTCTCGTGTTGGCGCCGGACGGCAGGTTTGCGATCCGGCATACGACCCCCCGGATGGCCGCCGGCCACTGGGACGGCCGGGGCAAACTCGTGATCCGGGATCGGTTCGAGGAGTAA